The following proteins are co-located in the Geovibrio ferrireducens genome:
- a CDS encoding DUF433 domain-containing protein translates to MDWKKHIDSDPEIASGKPIIKGTRLTVEHIIGLFASGWTKEQVLSNYPSISEESLNAAFAFITEIVRDESVYFIKKSVA, encoded by the coding sequence ATGGACTGGAAAAAACATATAGACTCAGATCCTGAAATAGCCTCAGGAAAGCCAATAATAAAAGGGACAAGACTTACTGTTGAGCATATTATCGGTCTGTTTGCGTCCGGATGGACAAAGGAACAGGTCCTGTCAAATTACCCTTCTATCTCTGAAGAATCTCTTAACGCGGCATTTGCGTTTATAACAGAGATAGTCAGAGACGAATCCGTTTATTTTATCAAAAAAAGCGTAGCCTGA
- a CDS encoding DUF5615 family PIN-like protein, whose amino-acid sequence MKFLADENVPLRSAELISESGHDVLHVISVQQGISDKEVMKLALKENRILITFDRDFGEEVFKNNVLGCAGVILLRFSPSFPEEAYEIINDVISNPEISLSGMFTVIERDYVRQRKLP is encoded by the coding sequence ATGAAGTTTCTTGCAGACGAAAACGTACCTTTACGTTCTGCGGAATTAATATCTGAATCCGGTCATGATGTGCTTCACGTAATCTCAGTTCAGCAGGGGATAAGCGATAAAGAGGTTATGAAACTGGCTCTGAAAGAGAACAGGATATTAATCACCTTCGACAGGGATTTCGGAGAAGAAGTTTTTAAAAACAATGTTCTCGGCTGTGCAGGCGTAATCCTTTTAAGGTTTTCACCCTCTTTTCCTGAAGAAGCATACGAAATAATTAATGATGTAATTTCAAATCCGGAAATCAGTCTTTCAGGCATGTTTACGGTTATAGAGCGGGACTACGTAAGACAAAGAAAACTGCCTTAG